From the genome of Clavibacter nebraskensis NCPPB 2581:
GTGACCGCCGTGACGGGCACGTCGAGGATCCCGCCCGGCAGCCCGTCGAGGAGCGCGCGCCGCTCGGCCGCGTCGCCGTCCGCCCACCGGGCGCGGAGCGCGCCGTCATCCTGCCAGCCGATGCGGAACAGGTCGCGCGTCGTCATGAGCGGCACGTTGCGCGGCGGATCCGAGTGGCCGAGGTCCGCGAGCGCCGCCTCCACGCGCTCCCGCCCCACCGCCTGGATGAGCATGTCGGTGGCCGTGTTGTCGCTGATCGCGATCATCTTCTCGGCGGTGTCGCGGACGCTCACGACGGTGCCGGTCGGGGCCTCCTGCAGCTCGCCGGAGGGGAGGCTGCGCACGTCGTCGGTCACGGTGAGCGGGTCGTCCCAGTCGATGCGGCCCTCCTCCACGGCCTGCACGAGCGCGCCCAGCACGTAGAGCTTGACGATGGATCCGATGGGCCGCGCGTCCGTGGCCCGCACGCCGTCGGGCAGCACCTCGAGGACCCGCTCGCCGAGGTCCCCGCCGGATGCGCGCGTGACCGTGAGCGACACGTCGCCGCCGAGCGCCGCGGCCTGCTCCTCCAGCTCCGCCCAGCTCGTGGCGGGCTCGCGATCGCCCTCCGGCTCGCCGAAGAATAGGCCGACGATGAGGCGGTCGTCGTCGACCGCGACCGTCATGTCGAAGGTGCCGCCCGCCTCGCTCGCGATGGTGGTGACGGACTGCCCGCCCTGCTCCTCGTGCGCGGTCGCGGTCCACGGGCGGCCCGCGCGCACCTGCTCCAGCACGGCCGCGAGGTCCTCCGCGGAGGTCGCGTCGAGCATCACCTGCGCGAGGCGCTCGCCGGTCTCCTGCACGGGCACCGCCTCATCGGAGTTCACGGTGTCGAGCAGCCACTGCGCCTGCTGGCCGACGGGCGATCCCGGCAGCACCACCGGCTCGGCGACGGCCGCGGGCGTGGCGGGATCCGCGGGCGACGCCGAGCACGCGCCCGTCAGGGCGGTGACGGCGGCGATGGCGAGGGCGATCGCGGCGCGCGCGGGGCGGGGTCGGCGGGTGGGACGGGGTGGTCGGAGCGGTGACGTGGGCATGCGTCCATCCGACAGGAACGGGGCCGCCCGGGCGTCCCCCAGGAGGGGGAATCGTCCGGGCGACCCCGTTCGTCGTGTCGTACCGCGGTCGGATCAGCCGCGCGGCTCGACCCGGCTCTGGCCCGCGTCGCGGCCGGAGACGACGTTCGTGTCGATGTCGAACGCCTGGTCGCCCGCGCCGATCGTGTGCTCGAGGATCTGGTCGAAGGCCCAGTTCTCCGGGATCTTGGCGCCGAGGTTCGCGCCCCAGCCGGTGGACATGTCGGCCACGTAGCTGAGCTCGGTGAGGTGCGCGGCGGCGAGGGTGCAGCAGACGCGGCGGCCCGCGTACACGCCCACGCGGTAGGCGCTGCCGCGGCGGCGGAGCTCGTCGTGGATGCCGCGGAAGTACGGCTCGATGTAGGTCTCGACCTCGTCGCGCGTCGCGTCGAAGTCGACCGCGTAGTAGATGGGCGTTCCCGGCAGGAAGCCGAGGCGGCGGGCCGCGTCGTCGGCCCGGCCGGCGGCACGCACCCCGAGGCCGTACGAGAAGTACGTGGTGTTGGTGCCGCCCTCCTGGAAGATCGGGAAGACCTTGAGACCGCCCGCGAAGATGGCGTCGAGCTCGCCGTCCTGGATGCGCTTGTCCAGCGGGTCGGGGATGTCCGAGTTCGTGAGGTAGCGCCCGACGATCGTGTAGCCGGCGTCCTTCAACGTCTTCGCGCGCGCGGCGGTGATGACGGTGATGCCGTCGGCCGCGTTGCCCGGGCGGGTCGGGTCGCCGTTGCTCGCGAGCAGCGCGGCCCACGTGCGGTAGTCGCCGCGGCCCGTCTCGGGGAGGGCCACCGTGCGCTGGAACTGCGAGAGGCGCACGCCCTGCTTGGCGGAGAAGGTGCCGTCGACCGGCCCGTCCCACGTGCTCATGACCACGAGCGACGCCTGGAGCAGGTGCACGAGGTAGCCGGTGGTGTCGGCGGATCCCACGGTGAGGGTCGCCTGCTTCTGCAGGGTCCTGCGGGTGAGCGGCCCGAACACGCCGTTGGCGGTGGCCTCGTCGATGCCCATCTCGAGCTGGAGGGCGTGGATGAGGGCTTTGTGCGAGTCGCTGGTCCACACGCCGTCGGTGGTGACGGCCGGGAAGCCGGTGCGGGCGCCGTAGCGCGCGACGAGCTGCTTCTGGATGTCGCGGACGACCGGGCGGCCGTTCGACGCGAGCGGGACCTCGGGGATCGGGGTCGCGGGGGTGGTCGCCTCGTCGGCGTGCGCGGGACCCGCGGCGACGAGGGCGACGGGGACGGCGGCGATCGCGCCCCCCAGGACGGAGCGTCGTGACAGGACGGTGCTTCGAGACTGGTTCATCGGTGTGCCTCCCATGCCGGACCACCGAGCAGGCCGGTCCGCAGGGCGGCACGGTCGTCCGGGGACGGCGGTCTGCGGTTGTCCGACGGCCTGATGGCGACGCGTTCTGCCGCCGGGCCGAGCGGGCGTGAAAGGTCACCGTACGTGACGCCGGTGCGCGGCGCCGCCCGGCATCCACAGGGGAGCCGGGCGGCGGGTGGTGCGACGTGGTGCGATGCGGCGGGCGTCAGCGGTCGGCGGGCGCGGATCCCGCGGGGCCGGTGGGTCCGTCGTCGCCCGCACCCCGGTCGCCCGGGCGCATGCGGTCGCGCGCGTGGTGCAGCGTGTCCGATGGGACGGGCGGCACCCCGCGGGAGAGCCGTGCGAGGCCGAGCCGGACGACGACCGCGGTCGCGATCCCGAACAGCGCCAGCGTGATGAGCGTCGCCGCCCACAGCGGCAGCGCGAGCAGCAGGAGCGCCACGATCACCGCGGCGAGGAGCCCCAGCGACACGAGCGCGAGCGCGACGCCCGCGCCCAGCAGGATGGCGCCCGAGCGGGCGGACCGGGCGCGCTCGCCGATCTCCCGCTTGGCGGAGTCGATCTCCGCGCGCACCGCGCGGAGCAGGGGGTCGATGGCCTTCTGGGCGAAGGACCCGCCCAGCCAACCGCCGCGGGAGGAGCTGTCGTCGTCGATCATGGTGCGTCTCTTCTCTCGTGCAGGGGGCGGCCAGACGACCGCCCCGGCCCGGATCGCGGGGATCCGGACCGGGGCGGTCGCGGGTGGATCAGGCCAGGCGCGTCTCGCTCGACATGCTCGAGCGGAGGCCGCCGGTGATCTGGATGACGACCGGCACCTCGGTGCCGAGGACGGCGTCGAGCCGGGTCACGGCCTCGTCGACCGTGCGGCGGACCGCGACGGGCGAGACGCCGCGGCGGGCGACCGCGGTGACCCGCAGCGTGGTGGCGCGCGCCACCTCGAACGCCGTGACGTCGACGGACACGATCGCGGAGTCGCCGCGGAGCGCGTCCCCGAGCAGCTGCTCGGCGACCTTCGCGTCGATGACGACGGATCCGCCCGTGGGCGTCCCGGCGTCGCGACCGCCCTCGAGGCGCACGAGCGTCCCGGTGCGGCCGTGCCCCTGACGGAGCGCGAACCAGGCGAGGACCACGATGAGGACGAGCGCCGCGAGGGCGACGACCCAGAGGATCCACGGCTGCCCGCCGGAGAGCGCGTCCCCGACCGGCTGCTTCGCGTCGGACGCCGCGCCGGAGACCGTGGACTGCACGTCGGGCAGGAGGCTGCCGGCGCCGAGCGCGACGCCCGCGGCGATCAGGACGAGCCCGACCACGATGACGAGGAGGCGGTTCAGCGCCCTGTTCGTGCTGGTCATGAGCCCACCTTCCCGTCCTTCGCGAGCGTCACCTTGGCGGTGAGCTTCGGCGTGTAGCCGTAGCCGTCGAGCTCGGCCCGGACGGCCTGCTCGATGGTGGCCTTGTCCGGCGTGTATCCCGTGGAGGGGGTGAGCCGGACGAGCACCTGGCGCTTCGAGACGGAGACGTCGACCTGGTCGGGCGACACCTCGCCCGCGTAGCTGGCGGTGAGGGCGATGGAGCGGGCGATGACGCGGTCGTCGACGACGGCCGCGGTGCGGCCGAGGCTCGCGCCCCGGCGGCCGCGGCTGCCGGGCTTGATGCCCACGATCACCAGGATGATCCCGACGATCGCGACCACGACGCCGATGGCGACGAGCGCCCCGGCCGGGGCGGACGCGGCGTCGAGCGTCGCCGACGCGAGGTCGGCGGGCGCGAGCAGCAGCGGCGCGGTGCCGACGGCCGCGAGGATCGACTCGGTGCCGAGCCACGCGAGCACGAGGATCAGCAGCACGGCGAGCGTGATGGCGATCCCGGCGCGCGACGAGTGCGTCTCCCGCCGCACGAGGCGGCGGTAGGTGCTGTCGGTGCTCATGAGACCCTCCGGCGTTCCTGGATGCGGGCGCCCGTTATCCGGAGGTCGACCCGGCCCACGGTGGATCCCGTGAGGCCGAGCACGCGCTCGCGGACCTGGGTCTGCGCGGCGGTGAGGCGCTCCACCAGCGACCCCTCGCGGACCGGGCGGTCCGAGAGCGCGGGGACGCGGATGGGGGTGCGCGCCTCGACGGTGAGCTTGCCGCCCGCGTCCGTCAGCGTGACGGTGACGTCCGACGCGGGCACCTCGAGGGCGTCCGCGGTGACGGCGGAGATCACGCGGCGCACGGCGCGCGATGTGATCGTGGTGCGGCCGCGGGTCGTCTGCGACGCGGTGCCGGGCGTGCCGGGGGCTGCGATCGCGGAGCTCACGACGACCGGCGCCCGCGGAGGGCGTCGGCGAGGCCGCGGACGTCCAGCTTGCCCTCGAGGACGCGGCCGACGCCGAAGCCGACGGCCATGAAGATCAGGACGAGCAGGAAGCCGCCGAAGCCGAAGGCGAGCCCGGAGAGCGCGAGGACCGCGCCGACGAGGAGGCCCGTGACGGTGGGGGTCACTGGACGCGCTTCTCGGCCGCGTCGTCGTCGGACGACGTGGAGGAGGGGAGGTTCACGTCGGTGATGGTGACGTTGACCTCGGTGACCTCCATGCCGACGACCTGGTCGATGGCGTCGGTGATGGCGGAGCGCACGTCGTCGGCGACCTGCTGCAGGTCGACCGGGTACTCGGCGATGAGCGTGACGTCGACGGCGACCTGGGTCTCGCCGACCTCGACGGAGATGCCCTGGCCGCGGTCCTGCTGGCCGATGACGTTGCGGATCGCGCCGACGGCACGGGCCGCGCCGTTGCCGAGGTCGTGCACGCCGCGGACCTGGCGGGCCGCGATGCCGGCGACCTTCTCGATCACGCCGTCGGCGATGGTGTTCTTGCCGCCGGTGGTGCCGGTGCCGGTGCCGGTGACGCCGGTGGACGCGGACGTGGGGGTGATGCTCGACATGGTGTCTCTCTCTCGTGGTGGTCGGACGGTGATGGTGGTGCAGCTGCGGGACGCGGATCGGAGGGTGCCTCGCGATGCCGCCTCGTCATTCAGACGCATGGACCGGATGGTTCGGCACGCGGTTCAGGCGACTCCCAGGGAGGGCGCTCGCCGCTTCGCCTGTCGGACACGGCCGGGGGCGGGAGCGGATAGCGCCCCACGCCCGTCAGCCGCGCAGCGTCGCGCTCGGCAGCTCGCCGAAGCGCTCCGCATAGGAGGCGGCGAACCGTCCGAGGTGGCCGAAGCCCCACTGCTCGGCGACCGCCCGCACGGTGGTCGTGGTGGGCGAGGCGTCGCGCAGCTCGGCACGGACGCGGTCGAGCCGGATCCCGCGGAGCAGCGCGCTCGGGGTCGTGTCCTCGTGGCGCCGCACGGCGAGCTGGAGCACGCGCGTGCTGATGCCCGCCGCCCGGGCGGCATCGGCCGGCGTGATGGGCCGGTCGGCGTGGTGGTGCAGGTACTCGATGGCGGCGCGGACGGCGCTCATGCGCGGCGCCCGCATCTCGGCGCTGAAGGGCACGTCGTGCCACGGGAACAGCTGGAGGGTGGCGCGCGCGACGAGCAGGCCCGCCTGCATCCGCAGCAGCGGGCTCGACGCGGCGTCCTGCAGCACGGGGCTCGCCTCGCCGACCGCGCGGCGCCAGGCGGAGGTCTGCTCGGGCGACGGCGCACGGGTGTGGTCGAAGACGAGCGGGCGCGAGCGGCCGTCGTGCAGCTCGGCGGCGGTCTCCTCGAGGAAGGCCGCGTCGATGTGCACGAGGTTCTGCACCGCGGGCCCCGAGCGGAAGCTGAACGACCGGCCGGAGGGCAGGAGGAACGGGCGGGTGCCGCTCGAGCGCACCTCGTGCGAGCCGACGTCGACGGCGCCGGATCCCTCGCGCCACCAGGCGACGACGTAGTCGGGAAGCATGGGCAGCCGGCCCCAGTGCTCGGCGGGGAAGACCGACGAGCGGAGCGTCACGTTCTCGTCGCCGACGAACGAGTACCGGTACGAGAAGTCGCCCGGGCCCTTCGCGGCGCGGAAGTCGGTGCCCGGGTACAGGGCGGTGTAGCGCGCGACGGCCTCGTCGAGGTCGGTGCCGGCCATGTGGCCGCGGCGGAGCGCGGGCGCCGGGGCCTCGGCGGCCCAATCGGCGAGATCCGCGGCCCGGCCGTCGGAGGCCGCACCGCCCTCGTGGGGCGCGATGGTGTCGACGGTCGCGTCGCCGTCGTGCGGGCGCGTGCGGGGTGCGAGCCGGGGCGTGCCCGGCAGCCCGGCACCGCCGGCCCGCTCGGGGTCGAGCGCGGGCAGCGCGTGCAGGGGGGACGCGGCGCGGTGGCGCCCGTCGGGCGCGGATGCGGTGCTCATGGATCCTCCGTCCTGCGCGACCGGGATCCGATCGCGTGTCATGGAGTGGACGTTCGGGGCGGCGTGTTCGTCACGCTCAGGAGGGCGGATCCTCGTCCGGCGCCGGCCCGGACGGGCCCGGCCGGGACGCCTCCGCGGCGCCCCGACCCGCCCGCTGCCGCTAGTTCGCGGCGCTCGTGGTGATGCTGCCGTTGACGCCGGCGGGGTAGAACCCGCCACGGGTCACGGCCTTGCTGTTCAGGTACACGATGTTGAGGACCTGGCCGGTCGTGCGGCTGAACGCGATGCCGTTCGCGTCGGTCGGCACGAGGTTCGCGCCGCCCGAGACCGTGATGCCCTGGTCGAGGTCCGTGGACCCGTCGAGCGAGTCGCGCGCGTTCGAGATCGCGTTGGCGGGTGCCGCCAGGCCGCGGGCGAACAGCTGCGAGCGGATGATGCCCGCGTGGTACGCCTCGACCGCGAGGATCCCGGCGGCCGCCTCGAGGTACGTCGTGTTCGTGATGAGCGGCGCGGCGCCCTTGTACGCGGTCACTCCGACGTCCTCGAAGATGAAGGAGGCCAGCAGGAAGT
Proteins encoded in this window:
- a CDS encoding serine hydrolase; this encodes MPTSPLRPPRPTRRPRPARAAIALAIAAVTALTGACSASPADPATPAAVAEPVVLPGSPVGQQAQWLLDTVNSDEAVPVQETGERLAQVMLDATSAEDLAAVLEQVRAGRPWTATAHEEQGGQSVTTIASEAGGTFDMTVAVDDDRLIVGLFFGEPEGDREPATSWAELEEQAAALGGDVSLTVTRASGGDLGERVLEVLPDGVRATDARPIGSIVKLYVLGALVQAVEEGRIDWDDPLTVTDDVRSLPSGELQEAPTGTVVSVRDTAEKMIAISDNTATDMLIQAVGRERVEAALADLGHSDPPRNVPLMTTRDLFRIGWQDDGALRARWADGDAAERRALLDGLPGGILDVPVTAVTDVVWTAGADWFATPDDIARAHLRLAELAATPAGEPVRGILGANPGLPEPERFDHVAFKGGSSVGTLALSYLVEDGDDAWTVVVQAAAREADGLERQSAYSGLAADAATLLADGARG
- a CDS encoding glycoside hydrolase domain-containing protein, which codes for MNQSRSTVLSRRSVLGGAIAAVPVALVAAGPAHADEATTPATPIPEVPLASNGRPVVRDIQKQLVARYGARTGFPAVTTDGVWTSDSHKALIHALQLEMGIDEATANGVFGPLTRRTLQKQATLTVGSADTTGYLVHLLQASLVVMSTWDGPVDGTFSAKQGVRLSQFQRTVALPETGRGDYRTWAALLASNGDPTRPGNAADGITVITAARAKTLKDAGYTIVGRYLTNSDIPDPLDKRIQDGELDAIFAGGLKVFPIFQEGGTNTTYFSYGLGVRAAGRADDAARRLGFLPGTPIYYAVDFDATRDEVETYIEPYFRGIHDELRRRGSAYRVGVYAGRRVCCTLAAAHLTELSYVADMSTGWGANLGAKIPENWAFDQILEHTIGAGDQAFDIDTNVVSGRDAGQSRVEPRG
- a CDS encoding phage holin family protein, with translation MIDDDSSSRGGWLGGSFAQKAIDPLLRAVRAEIDSAKREIGERARSARSGAILLGAGVALALVSLGLLAAVIVALLLLALPLWAATLITLALFGIATAVVVRLGLARLSRGVPPVPSDTLHHARDRMRPGDRGAGDDGPTGPAGSAPADR
- a CDS encoding DUF2273 domain-containing protein, encoding MTPTVTGLLVGAVLALSGLAFGFGGFLLVLIFMAVGFGVGRVLEGKLDVRGLADALRGRRSS
- a CDS encoding Asp23/Gls24 family envelope stress response protein encodes the protein MSSITPTSASTGVTGTGTGTTGGKNTIADGVIEKVAGIAARQVRGVHDLGNGAARAVGAIRNVIGQQDRGQGISVEVGETQVAVDVTLIAEYPVDLQQVADDVRSAITDAIDQVVGMEVTEVNVTITDVNLPSSTSSDDDAAEKRVQ
- a CDS encoding helix-turn-helix transcriptional regulator, whose translation is MSTASAPDGRHRAASPLHALPALDPERAGGAGLPGTPRLAPRTRPHDGDATVDTIAPHEGGAASDGRAADLADWAAEAPAPALRRGHMAGTDLDEAVARYTALYPGTDFRAAKGPGDFSYRYSFVGDENVTLRSSVFPAEHWGRLPMLPDYVVAWWREGSGAVDVGSHEVRSSGTRPFLLPSGRSFSFRSGPAVQNLVHIDAAFLEETAAELHDGRSRPLVFDHTRAPSPEQTSAWRRAVGEASPVLQDAASSPLLRMQAGLLVARATLQLFPWHDVPFSAEMRAPRMSAVRAAIEYLHHHADRPITPADAARAAGISTRVLQLAVRRHEDTTPSALLRGIRLDRVRAELRDASPTTTTVRAVAEQWGFGHLGRFAASYAERFGELPSATLRG